A genomic stretch from Schistosoma haematobium chromosome 2, whole genome shotgun sequence includes:
- a CDS encoding hypothetical protein (EggNog:ENOG410WI9A~COG:S), with product MIHIFDPNKEYSRVQTISDHSGAIFSAKIIETDDGEIRLISCGMDKSLLFRILEPDESGQTAHFALEHHLVGRHSQLDAAITPMLPSSIESRMNSTSRKRYLAVACQDRRLRIYNVVTARPVRCYRGSYTEDGFLVRCSIDPTGSLIATSGSDKQLNLFHLLTGESIATLYGHSELCLGLKFLPNLRYLISVSADSCIFVWRLSTNLAQYLHERITTSSMLKNILGNSISYPQLDGIPLEITNARLKTSRGDNNGLFNINRSDYYHIRNDDNDNIDVDTNRNITSRKYTSKHSNSNNNSDDVLNDCNSMLYNSEMNEYENDVDDDNDLDNYDDDDDDDVTSFSQTMPPSEWSESLAEYDKIENLDNDDENADDDIGGGNADDDDNRGEDSEFDAFPLDDVLSVNVTNPITIQMNHLMNKHIVTKHKSIVDEDNSPNWCSNNKKNILSANHLIKSQVSATTATNCNSSSSTVTNSVNQNNNGSSSSNRSGGKKPEFYFSVSALPAWARRKLSRRESVTIVPTSLTQVLNSEFDVNGSDSASQTSVVSGPILPVSTSGSCSHETIPNYVYPLSSSVTATKKRSKYTRVRGKTSIEDICEKDILTPVSSTTTTTVVSLSVSQSTISTNNHNHTFHSQMSRSEYNTREYFNFNQNDEINSNEQIIHERKNNWFTRAVSAPDTPRSWKKDVYSVDNKRNMITTTPVTSGTTTTTTIRTRKIIDSSVKKLHPTQKTVETSFINRVAAQNRPKDLALEQFTPPTHTYEVCANRLIMNESITGGDCPNALPLFNRPKNKSSQQRSYSATQLIPSRYEIMLFFYQVRIFSKKVNTQIHHS from the exons atgattcatatatttgatCCGAATAAAGAATATTCTCGTGTACAAACAATATCTGATCATTCGGGTGCTATATTTTCTGCAAAAATCATTGAAACAGATGATGGTGAAATTCGTTTAATCTCTTGTGGTATggataaatcattattatttagaatACTTGAA CCTGATGAATCTGGTCAAACAGCACATTTCGCACTTGAACACCATCTAGTTGGACGTCATTCCCAATTAGATGCTGCTATTACACCAATGTTACCTAGTTCAATAGAAAGTCGAATGAATTCCACTAGTCGTAAACGTTATCTAGCTGTTGCATGTCAAGATAGAAGGTTACGAATTTATAATGTTGTCACTGCACGTCCTGTACGATGTTATCGTGGAAGTTATACTGAAGATGGTTTTCTAGTTCGTTGTTCAATTGACCCAACTGGATCGCTGATTGCAACTTCAG GTTCAGATAAACAGTTGAATTTGTTTCATTTACTCACGGGTGAATCAATTGCTACATTATACGGTCATTCAGAATTGTGTTTAGGCTTAAAATTTCTACCTAATCTACGTTATTTAATATCGGTTAGTGCTGATAGTTGTATATTTGTTTGGCGTTTATCAACaaatttagcacaatatttacATGAACGTATCACTACATCAAGTATGTTGAAAAATATATTAGGCAATTCGATTAGTTATCCTCAATTAGACGGAATTCCATTAGAAATAACAAATGCAAGACTAAAAACTAGTAGAGGAGATAATAATGGTTTGTTTAATATTAATCGTTCCGATTATTATCATATTcgtaatgatgataatgataatattgatgTTGATACAAATCGAAATATAACATCTCGAAAATATACTAGTAAACACagcaacagtaataataatagtgatgatgTTCTAAATGATTGTAACAGTATGTTATACaacagtgaaatgaatgaatatgagAATGATGTTGACGATGATAATGATCTCGATaactatgatgatgatgatgatgacgatgtaACATCATTTAGTCAAACAATGCCTCCATCTGAATGGAGTGAATCACTTGCAGAATATGATAAAATTGAAAACTTGGATAATGATGATGAGAATGCCGATGATGATATTGGTGGTGGTAATGCTGACGATGATGATAATCGTGGTGAAGATAGTGAATTTGATGCGTTTCCTTTAGATGATGTATTATCAGTTAATGTTACAAATCCTATTACTATCCAAATGAATCATTTGATGAATAAGCATATTGTAACGAAACATAAATCTATTGTCGA TGAGGACAATTCACCTAATTGGTGtagcaataataaaaaaaatattttgtctgCCAATCACTTGATTAAATCTCAAGTTTCCGCTACCACTGCTACTAattgtaatagtagtagtagtacagtTACAAATTCTgtcaatcaaaataataatggcagtagtagtagtaatcgtAGTGGAGGAAAGAAGCCGGAATTCTATTTTAGTGTTAGCGCACTTCCGGCTTGGGCGCGCAGAAAG CTGAGTCGTCGTGAATCAGTGACCATTGTCCCAACCTCTTTGACACAG GTTTTGAATAGTGAATTTGATGTGAATGGATCGGATTCAGCTAGTCAAACCTCTGTAGTAAGTGGTCCAATATTGCCTGTATCGACTAGTGGTTCCTGTTCCCATGAAACAATACCTAACTATGTTTATCCATTGTCATCATCAGTCACAGCAACAAAGAAAAGATCAAAATATACTCGTGTTCGCGGCAAAACATCAATTGAAGACATTTGTGAAAAA GATATATTAACACCAGTGTCTagtactaccactactactgttGTATCATTATCTGTTTCCCAATCGACAATCTCAACCAATAACCATAATCATACATTTCATTCACAAATGTCTCGATCAGAATACAACACTAgagaatattttaattttaatcagaATGATGAAATCAATTCTAACGAACAAATAATTcatgaaagaaaaaacaattggTTTACACGTGCTGTTTCTGCTCCGGATACACCTCGTTCTTGGAAAAAAGATGTTTATAGCGTAGATAACAAACGAAATATGATAACAACAACACCAGTGACATCAGGAACAACGACTACTACAACTATAAGAACACGGAAGATAATTGACAGTTCTGTAAAAAAACTTCATCCTACTCAAAAGACTGTGGAAACATCTTTCATCAATCGAGTCGCTGCTCAAAATAGACCTAAGGATTTG GCTTTAGAACaattcacaccaccaacacatacctatgaagtttgtgctaatcgACTAATAATGAATGAGTCGATTACTGGTGGAGATTGTCCGAACGCATTGCCATTATTTAACAGACCTAAAAATAAATCATCTCAACAACGATCTTATTCGGCTACGCAACTAATTCCTTCAAGGTATGAGattatgttgtttttttatcaAGTAAGAATATTCTCAAAAAAAGTTAACACTCAGATTCACCATTCATAA